The region CTGTAGCTCAGCGGCCCTCATGGCTGGAGGGCCCACTCACAGGCATCCAGAGCGGGAGGTGAAGGGATAGGCTCAGACTTCGTGTGTCTGTTCAGCTGCTCTGACTAGCTGCCTGGCTGGGTCACAGCTAAAGGCTTCGCAATGAGGTAGAAGTGAAACCCCCTTCGATGTGGGGCCAGATGGGGTGAGTCCCACAACAGGTGTGGGTGGCTCCTGTTCTCTTCCCAGGCAAGGCAACGTTAGCAGCCAAGCCATCCTGCCCACCTGGGTGCCCTTCAGGACCACGGTGTTTTCGGAGGAGAAGCTGGTTTTCTCCTTGTACCTGATGGAGGGTAAGCAAAGAGGGCTGGCAGGAGGCGCTGGCAGGGAGAGCTTTGCCAGGGAGTGTCTCTCACACCTGCCTGTGTGCCCTTCAGAGAACTGGATCTCTAAGAAGAGGTCCCCCACCTTCCAGCTGGGAGATATAGCTCACCTCCAGGCCGAAGTTCACACTGGCAGCCACGTGCCCCTGCGTCTGTTCGTGGACCACTGTGTGGCTACACCGACGCCGAATCGGAGTGCCTCACCTTACCACACCATCGTGGACTTCCATGGGTGAGGGTTGGGCTCCCTTTCTGGGGAACCCTCATAACAGCATGGCCTGTGCCGCTTTCCTCAGCCTTCAACCTCgttcttcattcattctcttcAAAGCTGTCTCGTGGATGGCCTCTTCGAGGCTTCGTCTGCTTTCAAAGCACCCAGACCAGGGCCGGAGACTCTCCAGTTCACAGTGGACATGTTCCACTTCGCTAACGACTCCAGAAACACGGTAACACCTTTCAATACCCTGACCTTTAGGGGTCAGGCTGATCAGGCTTACTCTGCTGCTCTAGCTCACTAGCTGTGCCCTCAAGTAGTAACTTGATAGCTCTGCCCCCATCCTAGTAACTCCACAACTTGCCAAGTAGACAAGGCCACGGGCTGTAGAGGGATCTTTAAGGAGAAGGCGCGGTGACACAACCCCTTGGATAGGTAGAAAACCCATGAAGGATAGAGAATCGGAGTCAGTGGTCCTAGAAATAGAACAAACTAGGAGAATAAGAACCCAGGTGACTTCGCTGACAGTTCAAATGAGATGAGAGCCAACAACCATGGCATTTGGTGCCCAGGTCACTGATCTTGTTCTTGCCAAGGTCAGCAGGGCCAGAACCCAGATGATGGTGGGTTGAGTAAAGGAGTTGACAAAAGCAAGCGTCGGCCTCTCTGGAGGCTTCCTAGAAGGGCAGGGAAAGCGGCATGAACTTCTCATACAGGGATAGCATCCTGAACCTGATGAGTGGCTTTTGAAACCCGAATACTGGGCCCCACCTCCAGGGTCTGGCTCAGGAGGTCTGGATTGGAGCCCAGGATCCGCATTCCTAAGGAGTCTCCAGCGGCTGTTGCTGCTGCCCTGGGGGCCGTCCCTTCAGAATGAGGAAGCTAGAAAGCCCACAGGAAACTAAGGGGATGGAGGGGCGGGAGCTAAGATGTGGACTGCCTCTGATGCCTGAGGTATAGACAGGTGGGGCAGGAAGCACAGGTAGGACTGGCTTCTAGCTAGAAAGTGCTGGTAGaatcttacaaataaaaatcatgtaGCTTTTAAACAAGCTTCCTGGGAATAGGATCCAGGGGTGTGAAGTTCAAATACCTGGCCAGGAGGCAGAAGTGATTAAAGCAGGGGCTCTTGACTCTGGCTGTATAGTAATCACCTGGAAAGCTCATAAAACACTTGTTCTTGTGTATAATCCCATGTATTTTCACTTaattggggtggggcctggcagCGCCTTTTTCCATCTTATGAAAATCTTCAAACATTAAGCTGAAAGAACTTCATAGCAAACACCTATGTTCTTACCATCTAGGGTCTGCCATTAATATTTTACTGCATCATCCATCCACCAGACTATCTTGTTTTACTTAAATGCATCAGAAGCCATTTAAGCTCCCAGGTGACTCTAATAAGCAGCCAGGTTTGCAAACCACTGAAGCAGAGGCTCAGAAGCTGGGAATGTGCCTTTGTAGACAAGTACACTGATGCTCCCTCACCTCGCCCAGCAGTTCTGTTCTGCGAACAGAAGTGGCTTGTATGGACTGGTAGacagcaggaggagcaggaatCAAAGCTGCCAGGGAGACGTCCTGACGTTTCTGGTGACGGGTCCTGGGTTGAAAGGAGCTGGGGATAAAGGAGAACGGACTCTGAGAAAGGGTCCTGGTTCCCCCTCACTGGTGACTTTGTAGGTCATAGGCTAAAGGACACTTTTGGAGATAGGGAGTTGATGTTGACTTTAGAGGTGGTCCAGTGGGGAGGATGGGCATGAGGTTTTACACAGGCGGCGGCCATCAGTGTGGGTAGAACCTGTGCTGGTATCTGCAcctccaggggctgagagggaactAAGAGGCCAGAGGACAGTGCTGACCGGTGGAAGGTAGCCTGAGCTCTGGGGAAAATTCTCCCTCCAAGGCGGGCTCAGTGGCCTGGCTGACTGTGACCATGGCACAAGGGAGAAGGAGCCTCGTATTCGAGAGCTAATGGGGAACCACCCTAGGGTCTTAGGCCCCAGTTCGCATCAGAAAAATGTGCTGAGGAGAATCTGAGGGTAAGAGCAGTTGCATTCCTGGGATAGGGACTCTCAAGGACCTGGAAGCCTTCTCTGGTGGGGCAGAGAGAAGTGCATCCTGGCTTATTCCCGTTTCTGGAATGGTTTGCCTGCCTGTGTGTACTTGGCCACTAGGTGGTGGCCAAGGTTTGTGGCTCTGCAGAAGGCTTCAGAGAGGTGATGGAATTTCCCTGCCCTTGCAGGGTTGGCAGGGGACTGTTGATAGGCCACCTAGAGTACGAAAGGGGACCTGTGGCTGAGGATGCCTCTGTCAAGAGGACCAGACCTAACTGGGGCCCTGGCTTTGTCCAAATCCCACCTACCCCAGGTGGTTTCAGGGATATTGGCCCCTTTGGGCTTGATTCCTGGCCCTGAGATTCTGACCTAATGGGTGTGGGTCGGGCCCGCTAAGTGATTGGACAAGTCTGGGAAACACTGGGGCAATAAATATGACAGGTTCCAATTTATTTGTTTGATGGGTTCCAATTTAAAATCCAATTTGCTACTTGCTCTGAAATTTTAGACAAGTTAATCCGACCTTCTGTGGCCACGTCTCTAACACGAggctcttcccccacccccaagtgttAAGGGCTGTATAAGAACTGACTCATTAAAGTCTCTCACACAGCTTAGAACTCCACCCAGTAATAGCTGCTTTTACTTCCAGGTATATATCACCTGCCATCTGAAGGTCACTTCGGCTGACCATGTCCCAGACCAACTCAACAAAGCCTGTTCCTTCAGCAAGTCCACCAACAGGTGAGATGAGATTGCACGTGACCTAAGAGGCCACCCCCACGTCTATTCTGCAGTGTGAAAATTGTCAGCAAACTGCTTCCTGCAGACAGCACAGCCCTCTAACCCTCTGGTCTTCCCCCCTCAGCTGGGTCCCGGTAGAGGGCACGGCCGAGGTCTGCCAGTGCTGTAACAAGGGTAGCTGTGGCATTCCAGCCCGTTCCAGGAGACTAGTGGGGCAGTGGCCCGAGCCCGCTTTCCGCAGTCACAAGCACGGTAGGTCTTGGGTTGGTTACAGGGCTATTGCTCTCCCTGCGGTCTAGGATACCTGCTGTCACTTCAGGGTGACATTCTTCTCCTTTGTCCCCCCACTTAAGGCTGCTCACCCCTGGGGGATGCAGTGTTGAGCTTTCTCACTTAAAATTTAGTTCAGCCCACTGAGGCAGAGGAAAACCCCTAACCCAATTCCTGGTGAGGGACTAAGTGAACCTTGGATATCTTATCTTTCAGTGACAGAAGAAGCAGATGTCACAGTGGGGCCACTGATCTTCCTGGGAAAGGCTGTTGACCGTGGTGTGGAGGGATCATCCTCTCCTCTCACCTCTGTGATGCTGGGGTTAGGCCTGGCAGTGCTGGTGTCCCTGACTCTGGCCACCGCTGTCCTGGGACTGGCCAGGTGGCGTCGGGCTGCTTTCCACCCTGTGATGTGACCTGTGTGTGCTTCCTAATAAAATAAGTAGCCTTTGGGGTGTAGTGCTGTGACTACAGATGTGTGCCAATTGGGAGTggttgtgggggggaggggccagacTGTAAAGAGCATCATGGAGTCAAATAGCACAATCTAAGTGCTGTTGTGCCTCTCGTGTGAGTCTGCCTGTCTACACAGCGGACAGGCCAGGCTGGTTTACGAAGGCTTCTCTGCCCCTCGCACCTTCATTTCACTCTCCCCACATAGGTTGCCTTCCTCCCTCGGCCCCGGGCAGTGCCCAGCGAGGGTACGTGCCCAGGGAGCTTGTGGCCCCTCTCCAGGGCGAGGAATCAGGATCGGGCTTCCTCTGCTGAGCACTGTGCTGCCCCTCAGAGTGGGCTGGGCCTCAGCTGGCTCCAACCTCACCCCAGACCCGACTCACCCTCCTCACTGGGTGAAGGTCACCTTCACTGCAGAATCCTAGCTTTGCTAGTTACCTACTATGAGTCCTGGGGTCCTTGGGGGCAGAACAAGCTGGCAGCCGCTGGGCGGCGTGGTTAAGCATAAACTGGTTGGAGCCAATAAATGCTGCATCTTATGGCTCTGTTTCTGTGGCCTTGGGTCTGATTGAGGTCAGGGGCTCAGGTGTGTTAACGTGGGCACAGAAGCCGATGTCTAAAGTACATTCAGAGCAGGGTCTTGTGATTCTAGGTCTGAAGTACAGGAAGGCCCTCGACCTGGGTCCTTGCCCCTCTAAGCGTGGTCTGAACACCATTGGCA is a window of Desmodus rotundus isolate HL8 chromosome 1, HLdesRot8A.1, whole genome shotgun sequence DNA encoding:
- the ZP3 gene encoding zona pellucida sperm-binding protein 3, whose amino-acid sequence is MALSCGLFICFLLWGGMELCYPQLLWQDGDSRLAVKCLEAQLVVTVSKDLFGTGKLIKPADLTLGPEGCKPLVSMDTDDVVRFEVGLHECGNSLQVTKDSLVYSTFLLHNPRPVGNLSILRTNRVKVPIECHFPRQGNVSSQAILPTWVPFRTTVFSEEKLVFSLYLMEENWISKKRSPTFQLGDIAHLQAEVHTGSHVPLRLFVDHCVATPTPNRSASPYHTIVDFHGCLVDGLFEASSAFKAPRPGPETLQFTVDMFHFANDSRNTVYITCHLKVTSADHVPDQLNKACSFSKSTNSWVPVEGTAEVCQCCNKGSCGIPARSRRLVGQWPEPAFRSHKHVTEEADVTVGPLIFLGKAVDRGVEGSSSPLTSVMLGLGLAVLVSLTLATAVLGLARWRRAAFHPVM